A single region of the Armatimonadota bacterium genome encodes:
- a CDS encoding glycosyl transferase family 1 has protein sequence MRIGINVHLLSTTHTGIQHYIRALVPEMIAQATSQEMVLYGEPSQLSLPASRQVQWVSASRPLRSGIQRVLWEQTVLPRLLRRDRIDVFFSPAFVLPIRWDGAGVVTVHDLNFEVSPQTIHPIRRAYLRRITRWSTHRARKVIAISQSTASDLVSLYSVPSEKVAVIPYGLDSLFTPENAHTLEPMVRQRYSLPERFLLFVGTLEPRKNLPRLLDAYALARQHADLPPLVLVGAPGWQHERILVQANRLGIAQHLVFAGYIPREHLPGVYAAASALLYPSLYEGFGLPPLEAMGCGTPVLASEASAMPEVVGDGGILVDPHDVQAMAKGILRITQEEPLRQQIVARGLERARQFRWEEAARRTLMLIREQVPSRSPQ, from the coding sequence ATGCGCATCGGCATCAACGTGCACCTGCTGTCCACCACACATACCGGTATCCAGCATTATATTCGTGCGCTGGTGCCGGAAATGATTGCGCAGGCGACCTCGCAGGAGATGGTGCTGTATGGCGAGCCCTCACAGTTGTCACTCCCCGCCAGCAGGCAGGTTCAATGGGTTTCTGCGTCGCGTCCGTTACGTTCGGGGATACAGCGGGTGCTGTGGGAGCAAACCGTCTTGCCTCGCTTGCTGAGGCGGGACAGGATCGACGTGTTCTTTTCGCCCGCTTTCGTTCTGCCAATACGCTGGGACGGCGCTGGCGTGGTCACCGTGCACGACCTCAATTTTGAGGTCTCTCCCCAAACCATCCACCCGATACGCCGGGCGTACCTGAGACGCATCACTCGCTGGAGCACCCATCGCGCCCGAAAGGTGATCGCTATTTCGCAGTCTACAGCATCCGACCTCGTGAGCCTGTATAGCGTACCCTCTGAGAAGGTGGCGGTTATTCCGTACGGTCTGGACTCTCTCTTCACTCCCGAGAACGCCCACACGCTGGAGCCGATGGTCAGACAGCGCTACTCTCTGCCGGAGCGATTTCTGTTGTTTGTGGGCACATTAGAACCGCGCAAGAATCTGCCTCGCCTGCTGGATGCGTATGCGCTGGCAAGGCAGCATGCAGACCTTCCGCCTCTGGTGCTGGTGGGCGCGCCCGGCTGGCAACACGAACGCATCCTGGTACAGGCAAACCGGCTGGGCATTGCTCAGCACCTCGTGTTCGCAGGCTACATCCCGCGCGAGCATCTGCCGGGTGTATACGCCGCCGCCTCGGCGCTGCTGTACCCGTCGCTGTATGAAGGGTTTGGACTGCCCCCGCTGGAGGCGATGGGCTGTGGCACGCCGGTACTGGCGTCAGAAGCCTCCGCGATGCCCGAAGTGGTGGGCGATGGCGGCATACTTGTAGACCCCCACGACGTGCAGGCGATGGCTAAAGGCATTCTGCGTATCACTCAGGAAGAACCGCTGCGCCAGCAGATAGTAGCACGCGGGCTGGAGCGTGCCCGGCAGTTTCGCTGGGAAGAGGCGGCGCGACGCACGCTGATGCTTATCCGTGAACAGGTTCCTTCTCGAAGCCCCCAGTAA
- a CDS encoding membrane protein — MNTIEQLLASESGAFLIALVIFIILVIRATLRVLPEWERAVVLRLGRLLGVKGPGIIFLLPYIDRPIRVDTRLVTMDVPRQEVMTRDNVPVTVDAIVLFRVIDPAAAVTKIENFIRTTSLISQTTLRSTLGQAELDDLLSHRDKINQQLQSIIDEQTEPYGVKVVAVEVRDVVLPDSMKRAMARQAESERERRAKVINAEGEYQAAERLVQAAQMMATQPAALQLRYLQTIAEMSAQSTSTTIIPVPVDLLLPFIRQAGTPSTPPASQPAGGE, encoded by the coding sequence ATGAACACCATCGAGCAGCTGCTGGCAAGCGAATCGGGCGCGTTTCTGATTGCACTGGTGATCTTCATCATTCTGGTCATTCGGGCGACGCTGCGCGTGCTGCCGGAATGGGAGCGTGCCGTTGTGCTGCGACTGGGGCGATTGCTGGGAGTGAAGGGACCCGGCATTATCTTCCTGTTACCATATATCGACCGCCCCATCCGTGTGGATACCCGACTGGTCACCATGGACGTGCCGCGCCAGGAGGTCATGACACGCGATAATGTGCCGGTGACCGTCGATGCCATTGTGCTCTTTCGTGTGATAGACCCCGCCGCGGCGGTTACCAAAATCGAGAACTTCATCCGCACCACCTCGCTCATCTCGCAGACCACTCTGCGAAGCACGCTGGGACAGGCGGAACTGGATGACCTGCTCTCGCACCGTGACAAGATTAATCAGCAGTTGCAGAGCATTATCGACGAGCAGACCGAACCGTACGGCGTGAAGGTCGTCGCGGTGGAAGTACGCGACGTGGTACTGCCCGATAGCATGAAGCGGGCAATGGCACGGCAGGCGGAGAGCGAACGCGAACGACGCGCCAAGGTCATCAACGCGGAAGGTGAGTACCAGGCAGCAGAGCGTCTCGTGCAGGCGGCGCAGATGATGGCCACCCAGCCCGCTGCGCTGCAACTGCGTTATCTGCAAACCATTGCCGAGATGAGCGCACAGAGCACCAGCACCACGATTATACCGGTGCCGGTAGACCTGTTGCTGCCGTTTATCCGACAGGCTGGTACACCATCTACACCTCCTGCATCCCAGCCAGCGGGAGGCGAATAG
- a CDS encoding putative DapA-like lyase — translation MTTSLPQGVYTALVTPLTKAGEVDYPLFRTLVDWQREQGVVGMVVCGTTGEGTSLSVEERERAIATVRECATDLKVIAATGCANLPETIRLSRFAQQQGCDAILVIPPFYYKGVPEDGLVAYYMRLLDAVDIPVLLYHYPDLAGVEITPAVVEGLLDYPHLMGLKDSSGNWETLLSFLLRFPRLQIFVGTENLLADALASGAAGCISGLANALPELIVDLDTASRRGENTTLLHERLMAVIEAIDAVPFVSAIKQICAWRGLPEMAVRPPLRELNTQQADTLYRVLRSLEVL, via the coding sequence ATGACGACCTCGTTGCCGCAGGGCGTCTATACCGCTTTGGTTACACCCTTAACCAAAGCAGGAGAGGTGGACTATCCCCTCTTTCGGACACTGGTAGACTGGCAACGGGAGCAAGGGGTAGTCGGAATGGTAGTGTGCGGCACGACAGGAGAGGGAACCTCGCTGAGCGTGGAAGAGCGAGAACGCGCCATTGCTACTGTCCGCGAATGCGCCACCGACCTGAAAGTGATTGCAGCAACCGGTTGTGCCAATCTGCCCGAAACGATTCGCCTTAGCCGCTTTGCCCAGCAGCAGGGATGCGATGCGATTCTGGTCATCCCACCCTTTTATTACAAGGGAGTGCCGGAGGATGGACTGGTTGCATATTACATGAGGCTGCTGGACGCTGTGGACATACCGGTTCTGCTCTATCACTATCCCGATCTGGCGGGGGTAGAAATCACTCCTGCTGTAGTGGAAGGACTGCTGGACTATCCCCACCTGATGGGTTTGAAGGATAGCTCCGGCAACTGGGAGACTCTTCTTTCCTTTCTGCTGCGGTTCCCCCGCCTGCAGATATTTGTGGGGACGGAAAACCTGCTGGCGGACGCGCTGGCTTCCGGGGCGGCAGGATGTATCTCCGGGTTGGCGAACGCTTTGCCCGAACTGATAGTAGACCTCGATACCGCTTCACGCCGAGGCGAGAACACTACCCTTCTCCACGAACGCCTGATGGCGGTGATAGAAGCCATAGACGCCGTACCGTTTGTTTCGGCTATCAAGCAGATATGTGCCTGGCGCGGCTTGCCCGAAATGGCGGTGCGCCCTCCCCTTCGGGAACTGAACACACAACAGGCAGACACACTGTATCGTGTCTTACGGTCACTGGAAGTGCTGTAA